One region of Camelina sativa cultivar DH55 chromosome 6, Cs, whole genome shotgun sequence genomic DNA includes:
- the LOC104790585 gene encoding exocyst complex component EXO70B1-like, which yields MGEFEVDGEEKLIVAAKYLVKELRSGKSLTYNAKKVLGNLLLELSRVVISEDRDGEDELGEVELRLNVVSEKIMTRDVDESMIWDLGSGEGNLYLDAVNELRNLIDRLDGSSGLGKTGTEEVSLRKAHDVLQTAMARLEDEFKHLLVENRLPFELEHSSFRSVEADHGVEEGSMASFGAASTEDLILETNNNNSRRSSGEIVVDLINPDVISDLKNIANTMIVSGYDRECIQVCTMVRKDALDEFLYNHEVEKLSIEDVLRMDWATLNTNIKKWVRVVRSIVQIYLLNEKALDNQIFGDLNEIGLTCFVDTVKAPMMQLLNFGEAVSLGPRQPEKLLRILEMYELASELLPEIDALFSDHPGSSVRTEYREVMRRLGDCARTTFLEFKSAIASDVSSHPFPGGAVHPLTNYVMNYLMALTDFSHTLDSLLMEHDDVEDLTIPPSPDIINPVMVEEESTYENSSSPEKFLAMTRHFYSITSVLEANLQEKSKLYKDISLRHIFLLNNVHYMTRKVLNSELRHIFGDKWNRKHTWKFQQQATEYERATWLPVLSFLKDDGSGSGSGSGSGSGSRNLRPRERFQGFNTAFEEVYKAQTGWLISDERLREDVRTKASMWVIQAYWTFYCRHKNTVSEKYIKYTTDDLERLLLDLFAGSPKSLTNSYRR from the coding sequence ATGGGAGAGTTTGAGGTAGATGGAGAAGAGAAATTGATTGTTGCTGCTAAGTATCTTGTGAAGGAACTTAGATCTGGTAAGAGTCTTACTTATAATGCTAAGAAGGTTTTGGGTAATCTCTTGTTAGAGTTGTCTCGTGTGGTGATCTCTGAAGATAGAGATGGGGAAGATGAATTAGGTGAGGTTGAGCTAAGGCTTAATGTTGTTAGTGAGAAGATTATGACTAGGGACGTCGATGAATCCATGATTTGGGATTTGGGTTCTGGTGAAGGTAATCTGTATTTGGATGCTGTGAATGAGTTGAGAAATTTGATTGATCGGTTGGATGGCTCTTCTGGTTTGGGGAAGACTGGTACCGAGGAGGTTTCTTTGAGAAAAGCTCATGATGTTCTTCAAACGGCCATGGCACGGCTTGAGGATGAGTTTAAGCATCTTCTTGTGGAGAACAGGTTGCCTTTTGAGCTTGAACATTCTTCATTTCGGTCTGTTGAAGCGGATCATGGTGTTGAAGAAGGATCCATGGCTTCTTTTGGTGCTGCTTCTACTGAGGATTTGATTCTTGAAACCAATAATAACAATAGTAGGAGAAGCTCAGGGGAAATTGTGGTTGATTTGATTAATCCTGATGTTATATCAGACCTCAAGAACATTGCAAACACTATGATTGTTTCGGGGTATGACCGTGAGTGTATTCAGGTATGTACAATGGTTAGAAAAGACGCGTTGGATGAGTTTCTTTATAACCATGAGGTCGAGAAGTTGAGCATTGAAGATGTTTTGAGGATGGATTGGGCGACGTTGAATACGAATATCAAGAAATGGGTTCGGGTTGTGAGAAGTATCGTCCAGATATATCTCTTAAACGAGAAGGCTCTGGACAATCAGATCTTTGGTGACCTAAACGAGATCGGTCTAACATGTTTTGTTGATACAGTAAAGGCTCCGATGATGCAGTTGCTCAATTTTGGTGAAGCTGTGTCTCTTGGTCCACGACAACCAGAGAAGTTGCTTAGGATTCTTGAAATGTACGAGCTAGCATCCGAGCTTCTACCAGAGATCGATGCTTTGTTCTCGGATCATCCTGGTTCATCAGTAAGAACAGAATACAGGGAAGTTATGAGGAGACTTGGGGACTGCGCAAGAACAACGTTTCTTGAATTCAAAAGTGCGATTGCTTCGGATGTCTCATCTCATCCTTTCCCTGGAGGAGCTGTTCACCCGCTTACAAACTACGTGATGAACTACCTCATGGCGCTAACTGATTTCAGCCACACGCTCGACTCGCTTCTTATGGAACACGACGATGTAGAAGATCTCACTATACCACCATCGCCTGATATTATCAATCCTGTGATGGTCGAAGAAGAGTCCACCTACGAAAACTCTTCTTCACCAGAGAAGTTTCTTGCAATGACGCGACATTTCTACTCCATAACCTCAGTTCTTGAAGCCAACCTTcaagagaaatcaaaactatacAAAGACATCTCTCTACGACACATTTTTCTCCTCAACAACGTACACTACATGACCAGGAAAGTGCTTAACTCTGAGCTGAGACATATCTTCGGTGACAAATGGAACCGGAAGCATACATGGAAGTTTCAGCAGCAAGCAACGGAATACGAACGTGCCACGTGGCTCCCTGTCCTATCCTTCCTCAAGGACGATGGTTCTGGCTCCGGTTCTGGCTCAGGTTCTGGTTCTGGTTCAAGGAATCTACGCCCGAGGGAGCGGTTTCAAGGATTCAACACTGCGTTTGAGGAAGTGTACAAGGCCCAAACCGGGTGGTTAATATCAGATGAGAGGCTAAGAGAAGATGTGAGGACAAAGGCTTCGATGTGGGTGATTCAAGCGTACTGGACATTTTACTGTAGACACAAGAACACTGTGAGTGAAAAGTATATTAAGTACACTACTGATGATCTTGAGAGACTCTTGTTAGATCTCTTTGCTGGTTCTCCTAAATCCTTGACCAATTCTtacagaagatga
- the LOC104790586 gene encoding ninja-family protein AFP3-like, with translation MLQKQRLSEEDGEVDIELDLGLSLNGRFGVDPLAKTRLIRTSSVVDLVVNDRSGLSRTCSLPVETEEEWRKRKELQSLRRLEAKRKRSEKQRKHRTANGGDEKVLEEGSIGSSGSGSSGLSEVDALPPPVQATTNKSMETSPSTAQSQPENPGKEASRNIMEDMPCVSTIGDGPNGKKIDGFLYRYRKGEEVRIVCVCHGSFLSPAEFVKHAGGSDVAYPLKHIVVNPSPFL, from the exons ATGTTGCAGAAGCAGAGATTGtctgaagaagatggagaggtAGACATTGAGTTAGACTTAGGTTTGTCTCTCAATGGAAGATTTGGTGTTGACCCACTTGCGAAAACGAGGCTCATAAGGACTTCATCGGTTGTTGATTTGGTGGTCAACGATAGATCAGGTTTGAGTAGGACTTGTTCGTTGCCTGTGGAAACGGAGGAAgagtggaggaagaggaaggagcTGCAGAGTTTGAGGAGGCTTGAGGCTAAGAGGAAGAGATCAGAGAAGCAGAGGAAACATAGAACTGCTAATGGTGGAGATGAGAAGGTTCTTGAAGAAGGATCTATTGGTTCTTCTGGTAGTGGTTCCTCTGGTTTGTCTGAAGTTGATGCTCTCCCTCCTCCTGTTCAAG caacaacaaacaagtCCATGGAAACAAGCCCTTCAACTGCCCAATCCCAGCCCGAGAATCCGGGTAAAGAAGCGAGCCGAAACATCATGGAAGACATGCCATGTGTGTCAACAATAGGCGATGGACCGAATGGGAAAAAGATTGATGGGTTTCTGTATAGGTACAGGAAAGGTGAGGAAGTGAGGATTGTGTGTGTGTGCCATGGAAGCTTCCTCTCACCCGCAGAGTTTGTTAAACATGCTGGTGGTAGTGATGTTGCATATCCCTTAAAGCACATCGTTGTAAATCCATCTCCCTTCTTGTGA